One segment of Mycobacterium spongiae DNA contains the following:
- a CDS encoding ESX secretion-associated protein EspG has translation MHPQPNAVELTVDNAWFIAETIGAGNFPWVLAITPPYRDAAERNAFLDRQKVDLTRMGLLSHDGVIDARVADWIKVVCFPDRWLDLRYVGPAPADGNGDLLRGVVAQRVSATDKSSYATIVALRSAQLITFTAMDIDDPRALVPILCVGLAGRSPARFEEFSMPARVGARADERLRSGAPLGEVLEYLSIPASARPVVESVFSGPRSYVETVAGCNRDGHHSTTEVGLSVVDTTAGRVLVSPSRAFDGEWVSTFSPGTSFAIAVAIQALTGCLPDGQWFPGHRLSRDFSVQPT, from the coding sequence ATGCATCCTCAACCCAATGCCGTCGAGCTGACGGTGGACAACGCGTGGTTCATTGCGGAAACCATTGGGGCGGGCAACTTCCCATGGGTGTTGGCCATCACCCCGCCGTACCGCGATGCAGCAGAGCGCAACGCGTTCCTCGACCGCCAAAAAGTCGACCTGACCAGGATGGGTCTGCTGTCGCACGACGGTGTCATTGACGCGCGGGTTGCCGACTGGATCAAAGTCGTGTGCTTCCCAGACCGGTGGCTCGATCTGCGCTATGTGGGGCCTGCGCCGGCCGACGGCAATGGCGACCTGTTGCGCGGTGTCGTCGCGCAGCGTGTCAGCGCCACTGACAAGTCGTCCTACGCGACTATCGTTGCGCTGCGCAGCGCGCAGCTGATCACCTTCACCGCAATGGATATCGACGACCCCCGGGCGCTGGTCCCCATCCTGTGCGTGGGGCTCGCGGGGCGGTCGCCGGCGCGGTTCGAGGAGTTCAGCATGCCAGCGCGCGTCGGCGCGCGGGCCGACGAACGGCTGAGGTCTGGTGCACCGCTCGGCGAAGTCCTTGAATACCTGAGCATCCCGGCATCGGCACGACCCGTAGTGGAGTCGGTGTTCTCCGGTCCGCGCAGCTACGTCGAGACCGTCGCCGGCTGCAATCGCGACGGTCACCACTCCACCACCGAGGTCGGCTTGAGCGTGGTCGACACCACCGCGGGCCGGGTCCTGGTCAGCCCCTCCCGCGCATTCGATGGCGAGTGGGTTTCCACCTTCAGCCCGGGGACTTCCTTTGCGATCGCGGTCGCGATCCAAGCGCTGACCGGGTGCCTACCGGATGGCCAGTGGTTCCCCGGCCACCGGCTTTCCCGAGATTTTTCTGTCCAACCCACGTAA
- the eccD gene encoding type VII secretion integral membrane protein EccD produces the protein MPIVRVAVLAESRLTEMALPAELPLREILPAVTRLVVPVGENGDGGDPDASAPVHLSLAPVGGAPFSLDASLDTVGVVDGDLLVLQPVPAGPAAPGIVEDIADAAMIFSDSRLKPWGAAHIQRGALAAVIAVAFLVTGLATTYRVATGALAGLVGVSVIAVVIAAAGLLVTARSARTGIALSIAALAPIAVALALAVPGTFGPAQVLLAAAGVSAWSLISLIVPSPEGERVVGFFTAAAVVGAGVALAAGAELVWELPLLSIGCGLIVAALLVTIQAAQLSALWSRFPLPVIPAPGDPTPSAPSLRVLQDLPRRVRVGDAHQSGFIAGAVLLSVLGSVAIAWQPETLRGLGWYVVAATAATATLRARVWDSAACKAWLLAQPYLVAGALLVLYAATGRYVGALVGAIVLLVLMLAWVVVALNPGIASPESYSLPMRRLLGFAASGLDASLIPAMAYLVGLFSWVLNR, from the coding sequence ATGCCAATTGTCCGCGTCGCAGTCCTGGCGGAGAGCCGGTTAACGGAGATGGCGCTGCCCGCGGAGTTGCCGTTGCGTGAAATTCTGCCTGCGGTAACGCGTTTGGTGGTTCCCGTCGGTGAGAACGGTGACGGCGGTGACCCTGATGCCAGCGCACCCGTCCATTTGAGCCTGGCGCCGGTGGGCGGTGCGCCGTTCAGCTTGGACGCCAGCCTGGACACCGTCGGCGTCGTCGACGGCGATCTGCTCGTGTTGCAGCCGGTGCCCGCCGGTCCGGCCGCGCCCGGGATTGTCGAAGACATCGCCGATGCCGCGATGATCTTCTCGGACTCGCGGCTAAAGCCCTGGGGCGCAGCGCATATCCAGCGCGGGGCGCTGGCCGCGGTGATTGCAGTGGCATTTCTGGTCACTGGACTGGCAACGACGTACCGGGTCGCCACCGGCGCGCTCGCCGGGTTGGTAGGGGTCAGCGTCATAGCGGTGGTGATCGCGGCGGCCGGGCTGCTCGTCACCGCTCGGTCGGCGCGGACTGGGATCGCACTCTCGATCGCAGCCCTGGCACCCATCGCTGTCGCGTTGGCGTTGGCGGTGCCCGGAACGTTCGGACCGGCTCAGGTACTGCTGGCGGCAGCCGGGGTAAGCGCATGGTCGCTGATCTCGTTGATTGTTCCCAGCCCCGAGGGTGAACGTGTGGTCGGCTTCTTTACAGCGGCGGCGGTGGTCGGCGCCGGAGTGGCGCTGGCAGCAGGTGCCGAACTAGTTTGGGAACTACCGCTTTTGAGTATCGGCTGTGGACTGATCGTGGCCGCGTTGTTGGTGACGATCCAGGCTGCGCAGCTCTCCGCGCTCTGGTCGCGCTTTCCACTGCCGGTGATCCCGGCACCGGGCGATCCGACGCCGTCGGCGCCATCGTTGCGGGTGCTTCAAGACCTCCCGCGGCGGGTGCGGGTCGGCGACGCCCATCAGAGCGGATTCATCGCGGGCGCGGTGTTGCTCAGTGTTCTGGGATCTGTGGCGATCGCCTGGCAACCTGAGACGCTGCGTGGGTTGGGTTGGTACGTCGTGGCTGCGACCGCGGCGACGGCAACCTTGCGTGCCCGAGTCTGGGATTCGGCCGCGTGCAAGGCGTGGCTGCTGGCCCAGCCCTACTTGGTTGCCGGAGCACTGTTGGTGCTCTACGCGGCGACGGGACGCTACGTTGGCGCCCTTGTTGGGGCCATCGTTCTCCTGGTGTTGATGCTGGCCTGGGTGGTCGTCGCGCTGAACCCGGGTATCGCCTCGCCGGAGAGCTATTCGTTGCCGATGCGCAGGCTGCTCGGGTTCGCTGCCTCCGGTTTGGACGCGTCGCTGATCCCCGCCATGGCCTACCTGGTTGGTCTGTTCAGTTGGGTACTCAATCGATGA
- the esxG gene encoding type VII secretion system protein EsxG encodes MSLLDAHIPQLVASQSAFAAKAGLMRHTISQAEQAAMSAQAFHQGESAAAFQGAHARFVAVAARVNSLLDIAQANLGEAAGTYVAADAAAASTYTGF; translated from the coding sequence GTGAGTCTCTTAGATGCCCATATCCCGCAGTTGGTGGCTTCGCAGTCGGCGTTCGCCGCCAAGGCCGGCCTGATGCGGCACACGATTAGCCAGGCGGAGCAGGCGGCAATGTCGGCCCAGGCCTTTCACCAGGGTGAGTCCGCGGCCGCGTTCCAAGGTGCCCATGCCCGTTTTGTCGCGGTGGCGGCCAGGGTCAACTCCCTGCTGGATATCGCACAAGCGAACCTGGGTGAGGCCGCGGGCACGTATGTGGCCGCCGACGCTGCGGCTGCGTCGACCTACACCGGCTTCTGA
- the eccB gene encoding type VII secretion protein EccB, with the protein MTSNEPDDEWGEPRRSFASRTPANDNPDKVVYRRGFVTRHQVTGWRFVMRRIASGIALHDTRMLVDPLRTQSRAVLMGALIVITGLAGCFVFAWIRPSGSAGNDAVLADRSTHALYVRVGEELHPVLNLTSARLIVGRPVSPTTVKTSELDRIPRGNLIGIPGAPERMVQDTSSDANWTVCDTVVGPAQGGRRAHSAGVSVIAGPPEGGGARAAALGPSQAVLVDNGAATWLLWNGRRSRIDVADRAVTSALGLGVDLPAPRAIARGLFNAIPEAPPLTAPAIPNAGDLPDYGLSTPIGAVVAAYSLDSSAEDGSEGMRYYAVLPDGLQQISPVLAAILRNTDAFGLRQPPRLGPDEVAKLPVSRTLDTTRYPDQPVTLVDVTRDPVTCAYWSKPAGAAASSLSLMAGSALPLPEDMRTVDLVAGPATRVAMPPGTGYFTQAVGGDAAAPAAGSLFWVSDTGVRYGIDTESGNGAGGQGKTVEALGLNPPAVPIPWSVLSLFAAGPTLSRTDALLAHDSLAPDPKPGRPVSAEGQP; encoded by the coding sequence ATGACAAGTAACGAGCCGGACGACGAATGGGGCGAGCCGCGGCGTTCGTTTGCCTCGCGAACCCCGGCCAACGACAACCCGGACAAAGTGGTCTACCGCCGCGGTTTTGTCACCCGCCACCAGGTGACCGGTTGGCGGTTCGTGATGCGGCGCATCGCGTCTGGTATCGCCTTGCACGACACCCGGATGCTGGTCGATCCGCTGCGCACCCAGTCGCGCGCGGTGCTGATGGGCGCGCTCATTGTGATTACCGGCCTGGCTGGCTGCTTTGTATTCGCGTGGATCCGGCCGAGTGGGTCGGCGGGTAACGACGCAGTGCTCGCGGATCGGTCGACCCACGCGCTGTATGTGCGGGTGGGGGAGGAGTTGCACCCGGTGCTCAATCTGACCTCGGCTCGGCTGATCGTCGGTCGCCCGGTCAGCCCGACGACCGTGAAAACCAGCGAGCTGGATCGGATTCCGCGCGGCAACCTGATTGGTATTCCGGGTGCACCGGAGCGAATGGTGCAAGACACCTCAAGCGACGCGAACTGGACGGTGTGTGACACCGTCGTGGGGCCCGCCCAAGGCGGCCGTCGTGCCCACAGCGCGGGCGTGTCGGTCATCGCGGGTCCACCGGAGGGCGGCGGCGCCCGCGCGGCCGCGCTCGGCCCGAGCCAAGCGGTGCTCGTCGATAACGGCGCAGCTACCTGGCTGCTGTGGAACGGTCGACGCAGCCGGATCGATGTGGCCGATCGCGCGGTCACCAGTGCCCTTGGATTGGGTGTTGATCTGCCTGCCCCGCGCGCGATCGCGCGGGGGCTTTTCAACGCGATACCCGAAGCGCCGCCCCTGACGGCGCCGGCCATTCCGAACGCTGGGGACCTGCCGGACTATGGCTTGTCCACACCGATCGGTGCGGTTGTCGCGGCGTACTCGCTGGACAGCTCAGCCGAGGACGGATCTGAAGGGATGCGCTACTACGCGGTGCTGCCCGACGGTCTGCAACAGATCTCGCCGGTGCTGGCCGCGATCCTGCGCAACACCGACGCGTTTGGTCTGCGGCAGCCGCCACGACTTGGGCCCGACGAAGTCGCCAAGCTGCCGGTGTCGCGGACTCTGGACACCACGCGCTACCCGGACCAGCCGGTCACGCTGGTCGATGTCACCCGCGACCCGGTCACCTGCGCGTACTGGAGCAAGCCGGCTGGTGCGGCCGCGAGCTCACTGAGCCTGATGGCTGGCTCTGCGCTGCCGCTGCCCGAGGATATGCGCACTGTCGACTTGGTCGCCGGTCCAGCCACCCGCGTCGCAATGCCACCAGGCACCGGCTATTTCACCCAGGCAGTGGGCGGCGATGCCGCGGCACCCGCCGCCGGATCGTTGTTCTGGGTCTCCGACACCGGGGTGCGCTACGGAATTGACACCGAGTCCGGCAATGGAGCCGGTGGCCAAGGCAAAACGGTTGAAGCGCTAGGCCTCAACCCGCCCGCGGTGCCGATCCCGTGGTCGGTGCTCTCGCTGTTCGCCGCGGGCCCGACGCTGTCACGCACCGACGCACTGCTGGCCCACGACAGCCTGGCACCCGATCCCAAGCCGGGTCGGCCCGTCTCGGCAGAAGGGCAACCCTGA
- the eccCa gene encoding type VII secretion protein EccCa — protein sequence MSRLIFEARRRLPVPASRKGAIAIEAPPELPRVIPPSLLRRALPFLIVMLIVGMIVALVATGMRLISPQILFFPFVLLLAATALYRGNDKKMRTEEVDAERADYLRYLSVIRDNIRAQAAEQRAAAQWSHPEPAELRSVPGSRRQWERDPHDPDFLVLRVGRHTAPLATALRVNDSADEIDLEPVSHSALRSLLDTQRIVRDVPIGIDVTKISRITLVAEDDGGLEKTRAALRAWIAQAASWHDPTVLGVALATRGLESRDWSWLKWLPHVDIAGQLDGVGPARYLSDDPDHLVALLGPALLDRPAFTGGPADALRHLLIIVDDPDYDVTASTLGMGRAGVTVVHCSATPPHREQYSDPEKPIFRLVHGGLERWQAGGWQPFVATADQLGADEAAHLARRLSRWDSNPTHTGLRSAATRGATFTSLLGIPDASRLDVADLWAPRRREDELRVPIGVTATGEPLMFDLKDEAEGGMGPHGLMIGMTGSGKSQTLMSILLSLLTTHSADRLIVIYADFKGEAGADSFRNFPQVVAVISNMAEKKSLADRFADTLRGEVARREVLLREAGRRVQGSAFNSVLEYENAAAAGHDLPPIPTLFVVADEFTLMLADHPEYAELFDYVARKGRSFRIHILFASQTLDVGKIKDIDKNTSYRIGLKVASASVSRQIIGVEDAYHIESGKEHKGAGFLVPAPGATPIKFRSTYVDGIYDPPQATKALVVQSIPEPKIFTATAVEPDPGTVISGGDQEEPTGPPRKLIATVGEQLARCGPVAPQLWLPPLDEPIPLTDLLARAGRQGQWRWPLGEIDKPFEMRRDPLVFDATSAAANMIIHGGPKSGKSTALQTFILSAASLHSPRAVTFYCLDYGGGQLRALEHLAHVGSVASALEPERIRRTFGELEQLLLSRQQRQAFRGRAGNGDGNGSGGDSPLDDGFGEVFLIVDNLYAFSRDNTDQFNTRNPLLAKVTELVNVGLAYGIHVIITTPSWLEVPLAMRDGLGLRLELRLHDPRDSNVRVVGALRRPAEAVPHDQPGRGLTMDAQHFLFAAPELDQVAAINARHPGVSAPPVRLLPTNLAPEAVGALSRGTDRVVIGQREEDLAPVVLNFAENPLLMVFGDSKSGKTTLLRHLIRTIRENTTADRVAFSVLDRRLHLVDEPLFPDNEYTANIDRIIPAMLGLANLIESRRPPAGASAAELARWSYEGHTHYLIIDDVDQIPDSPAMTGQYIGQRPWTPLIGLLAQAADLGLRVIVTARATGSAHALMTSPLLRRFNDLQATTLMLAGNPADSGKIRGQRFSRLPPGRAILLGDSDTPTYMQLVNPLAGATAMLGETQTEGE from the coding sequence ATGAGCCGCTTGATCTTCGAGGCCCGTCGGCGGCTGCCGGTGCCAGCCAGCCGCAAAGGCGCCATCGCCATCGAAGCGCCTCCCGAGCTGCCCAGGGTTATTCCGCCCTCGCTGTTGCGGCGCGCGCTGCCGTTTTTGATCGTGATGCTCATCGTCGGCATGATTGTCGCGCTGGTCGCCACCGGAATGCGGCTGATCTCGCCGCAGATCCTGTTCTTCCCGTTCGTGCTGCTGCTGGCGGCCACCGCGCTCTACCGCGGCAACGACAAGAAGATGCGGACCGAGGAGGTCGACGCAGAGCGCGCCGACTATCTGCGATACCTCTCGGTGATCCGCGACAACATCCGGGCTCAGGCCGCCGAACAGCGTGCCGCCGCCCAGTGGTCCCATCCCGAACCCGCGGAACTGAGATCGGTGCCTGGGTCCCGCCGACAGTGGGAGCGTGACCCGCACGATCCCGATTTCCTGGTGCTGCGCGTAGGCCGGCACACGGCACCGCTAGCCACTGCGCTGCGGGTGAACGACTCCGCCGACGAGATCGATCTGGAACCGGTGTCGCACAGTGCATTGCGCAGTCTGCTCGATACGCAGCGCATCGTTCGCGACGTGCCTATCGGCATCGATGTGACCAAGATTTCTCGGATTACGTTGGTCGCCGAGGATGATGGGGGCCTCGAGAAAACCAGAGCCGCGTTGCGGGCCTGGATCGCGCAAGCGGCGAGCTGGCACGACCCGACGGTCCTGGGGGTAGCGCTGGCTACGCGCGGTCTCGAGAGCCGCGACTGGTCGTGGCTGAAATGGTTGCCGCACGTCGATATCGCCGGCCAGCTTGACGGTGTCGGCCCGGCGCGCTACCTCAGCGACGATCCCGATCATTTGGTCGCATTGCTCGGGCCAGCCCTGCTGGACCGGCCGGCGTTTACCGGTGGCCCCGCTGATGCGTTGCGGCACTTGCTGATTATCGTCGACGACCCGGACTACGACGTGACCGCGTCCACGCTGGGTATGGGCCGTGCGGGCGTCACGGTTGTGCACTGCTCCGCAACCCCGCCACACCGTGAGCAGTATTCGGATCCCGAGAAACCGATCTTCCGTCTTGTGCACGGCGGTCTCGAGCGTTGGCAGGCCGGGGGCTGGCAACCCTTTGTCGCCACGGCCGACCAGCTCGGGGCAGACGAGGCTGCCCATCTGGCCCGTCGGCTGTCGAGGTGGGATTCGAACCCGACGCACACCGGATTGCGCTCCGCGGCGACTCGCGGCGCCACCTTCACCAGCCTGCTGGGAATACCGGACGCGTCGCGGTTGGATGTGGCAGACCTGTGGGCGCCGCGACGCCGTGAAGACGAGTTGCGCGTTCCGATTGGAGTCACGGCTACGGGCGAGCCGCTGATGTTCGACCTCAAAGATGAGGCTGAAGGCGGAATGGGTCCGCACGGCCTGATGATCGGAATGACCGGCTCGGGCAAGTCCCAAACGCTGATGTCGATTCTGTTGTCGCTGTTGACCACTCACTCCGCCGACCGGCTGATCGTCATCTACGCCGACTTCAAAGGGGAGGCCGGCGCCGACAGCTTCCGGAACTTTCCGCAGGTGGTCGCGGTGATCTCCAACATGGCCGAGAAGAAGTCGCTGGCAGATCGATTCGCCGACACGCTCCGTGGCGAAGTGGCCCGCCGCGAGGTGCTGCTGCGCGAGGCCGGCCGTCGGGTGCAGGGCAGCGCATTCAACTCGGTGCTCGAATACGAAAACGCGGCTGCGGCGGGGCACGATCTCCCGCCGATTCCAACATTGTTCGTCGTTGCCGACGAGTTCACCCTGATGCTGGCCGATCACCCGGAATATGCCGAGTTGTTCGACTACGTCGCGCGCAAAGGCCGCTCGTTCCGGATCCACATCCTGTTCGCATCCCAGACGTTGGACGTCGGCAAGATCAAAGACATCGACAAGAACACGTCATATCGGATTGGCTTGAAGGTAGCGAGCGCCAGCGTTTCGCGCCAGATCATCGGCGTGGAGGATGCCTATCACATCGAGTCCGGCAAAGAGCACAAGGGCGCCGGTTTCTTGGTACCGGCTCCCGGTGCCACCCCGATCAAGTTCCGCAGCACCTATGTCGACGGGATCTACGACCCGCCGCAGGCCACTAAAGCGCTTGTAGTGCAATCTATTCCAGAACCAAAGATATTCACCGCCACAGCTGTTGAACCGGACCCGGGCACCGTGATCTCCGGCGGCGACCAAGAAGAGCCGACCGGTCCGCCACGTAAGCTCATCGCGACCGTCGGCGAGCAGCTTGCGCGTTGCGGGCCAGTGGCTCCGCAGCTGTGGCTGCCGCCGCTCGACGAGCCGATCCCGCTGACCGACTTGCTAGCGCGCGCCGGCAGGCAGGGGCAGTGGCGCTGGCCGCTCGGTGAGATCGACAAGCCATTCGAGATGCGCCGTGATCCACTGGTATTCGACGCGACGTCGGCGGCCGCGAATATGATCATCCACGGCGGCCCGAAGTCCGGCAAATCTACCGCGCTGCAAACCTTCATTCTGTCCGCCGCGAGCCTGCACTCGCCGCGTGCCGTCACATTCTACTGCTTGGACTACGGCGGTGGGCAGCTGCGAGCGCTGGAGCATCTGGCGCACGTCGGCAGTGTGGCTTCCGCGCTGGAGCCCGAACGCATCCGCCGCACTTTTGGTGAGCTCGAGCAGCTGCTGCTGTCCCGGCAACAGCGGCAGGCATTCCGCGGTCGCGCTGGAAATGGCGACGGCAATGGTTCGGGCGGCGACTCGCCCTTGGATGACGGTTTCGGCGAGGTATTCCTGATCGTCGACAACCTCTATGCCTTCAGCCGCGACAACACTGACCAATTCAATACCCGCAATCCGTTGCTGGCTAAGGTGACTGAGCTCGTCAACGTTGGTCTGGCATATGGCATCCATGTGATCATCACGACGCCGAGCTGGCTGGAGGTGCCGTTGGCGATGCGCGACGGCCTCGGGTTGCGGCTCGAGCTGCGGCTGCACGACCCGCGGGATAGCAATGTCCGGGTGGTCGGGGCGTTGCGTCGCCCGGCCGAAGCCGTTCCGCACGACCAGCCGGGACGTGGTTTGACCATGGATGCACAGCATTTCCTCTTTGCCGCGCCAGAATTGGACCAGGTGGCCGCGATCAATGCCCGCCATCCTGGGGTCAGTGCTCCGCCGGTGCGACTGCTGCCGACGAACCTCGCGCCCGAGGCAGTTGGCGCGCTCTCGCGAGGAACGGATCGCGTCGTCATCGGCCAGCGTGAAGAAGACCTGGCACCGGTGGTGCTCAACTTCGCCGAGAACCCCCTGCTGATGGTCTTCGGTGACAGCAAGTCCGGAAAGACCACCCTGCTGCGTCACCTCATCCGCACCATCCGTGAGAACACCACCGCTGATCGAGTGGCATTCTCCGTGCTCGATCGCCGGTTGCACCTGGTCGACGAGCCGTTGTTCCCCGACAACGAATACACCGCCAACATCGACCGCATCATTCCGGCGATGCTCGGCCTGGCCAACCTGATCGAGTCGAGGCGCCCACCGGCCGGCGCCTCTGCCGCCGAGCTGGCGCGGTGGAGCTACGAGGGTCATACGCACTACTTGATCATCGATGACGTCGACCAGATACCTGATTCACCGGCAATGACCGGCCAGTACATCGGACAGCGCCCGTGGACTCCGCTAATCGGGTTACTTGCTCAGGCGGCGGATTTGGGGCTGCGGGTGATTGTTACCGCGCGCGCCACCGGATCAGCACACGCGCTGATGACCAGCCCCCTGCTGCGCCGTTTCAACGACCTGCAGGCGACCACGTTGATGCTGGCGGGCAATCCGGCTGACAGTGGCAAGATCCGCGGTCAGCGATTCAGCAGGTTGCCACCCGGGCGGGCAATTCTGTTGGGCGACAGCGATACCCCGACCTATATGCAATTGGTGAATCCGCTCGCGGGTGCTACCGCGATGCTGGGTGAAACGCAAACAGAAGGAGAGTGA
- a CDS encoding PPE family protein produces the protein MASPPEVHSALLSAGPGPGSLLAAAGAWNSLSVEYSATAAELTGLLGEVQAGAWQGPTAQRYVAAHVPYVAWLAQASADAAGAAAQHEAAAAAYAAALAAMPTLPELATNHVVHGVLVATNFFGINTIPIALNEADYVRMWMQAAATMGLYQAGSGAALASVPPATPAPPVVNPGGGVASSVAASSAQSSAQALAVADIWQWLLQLLQNLWNAYVNFFGGMFQLIGEFLQNPIGNSIQIIIAFLTNPAQALVTYGPLLFALGYQTVSLLGWPTWAMILSSPFLGPVGLSVGLGAIALLPTAVAPAIVPAAAAPLAGGAVAGSVWSVAGVTPTGAGAGAAPAGPAGAGAPAGGAPAPAAQPASMVAYAVGLGGDDGPSLGPTVGGRSGIKAPAATVPAAAAAATSRAQARRRRRKRTELRDFGNEFADMESDISVAPPTVDEGAQASDQAAGSLGFAGTAPKEHVVAAVGLTALPGDEFGGGPHMPMMPGTWDQGGSNPGESAPWERGGDDVLQRDSR, from the coding sequence ATGGCTTCGCCGCCGGAGGTACATTCGGCGTTGCTGAGCGCTGGCCCCGGGCCCGGGTCGCTGTTGGCGGCCGCTGGGGCCTGGAACTCGCTCAGCGTCGAGTACTCGGCTACGGCGGCGGAACTCACTGGGCTCTTGGGGGAGGTTCAAGCGGGGGCGTGGCAGGGGCCTACTGCCCAGCGATATGTGGCGGCGCACGTGCCTTATGTGGCGTGGTTGGCGCAGGCCAGCGCGGATGCGGCGGGGGCGGCGGCGCAGCACGAGGCCGCTGCGGCGGCCTACGCGGCCGCGTTGGCGGCGATGCCGACACTACCGGAGTTGGCCACCAATCATGTCGTTCACGGTGTGTTGGTAGCGACGAATTTCTTTGGGATCAACACGATTCCGATCGCTCTCAATGAGGCCGACTATGTGCGGATGTGGATGCAGGCCGCTGCCACCATGGGTCTGTACCAGGCGGGCTCGGGTGCCGCGCTGGCGTCGGTGCCGCCGGCCACACCTGCACCGCCTGTGGTGAACCCTGGCGGCGGCGTGGCCAGCAGCGTCGCAGCCAGCTCGGCCCAGAGCTCGGCCCAGGCGCTCGCCGTTGCCGATATCTGGCAGTGGTTGCTGCAGTTGCTCCAAAACCTCTGGAACGCTTACGTCAACTTCTTCGGCGGGATGTTCCAACTCATTGGGGAGTTCTTGCAGAATCCCATCGGGAACTCGATCCAAATCATCATCGCCTTCCTCACCAATCCGGCTCAAGCGCTGGTTACGTACGGGCCGCTGTTGTTTGCGCTGGGCTACCAGACCGTCAGCCTGCTCGGCTGGCCGACCTGGGCCATGATCCTGAGTTCGCCGTTCCTGGGTCCGGTCGGGCTGAGCGTGGGCCTGGGCGCAATAGCGTTGCTGCCCACTGCGGTTGCCCCGGCCATCGTGCCGGCCGCCGCCGCACCGTTGGCCGGAGGTGCGGTCGCCGGGTCCGTCTGGTCCGTGGCTGGCGTTACGCCAACGGGGGCCGGCGCCGGCGCAGCACCCGCGGGACCCGCTGGCGCGGGTGCGCCAGCAGGTGGTGCTCCCGCCCCGGCAGCTCAGCCGGCTTCGATGGTTGCTTACGCGGTGGGTCTCGGCGGCGATGACGGGCCGAGTCTCGGGCCGACGGTGGGTGGTCGCAGCGGAATCAAAGCGCCCGCCGCGACGGTTCCGGCGGCCGCTGCGGCCGCGACCAGTCGCGCACAGGCACGAAGGCGGCGCCGCAAGCGGACCGAATTGCGAGACTTTGGCAACGAGTTCGCGGACATGGAATCCGATATCAGCGTCGCCCCCCCGACCGTAGATGAGGGCGCACAGGCTTCCGACCAGGCGGCCGGTTCGCTGGGTTTTGCGGGGACCGCGCCCAAAGAACACGTGGTCGCGGCCGTAGGGCTGACCGCGCTGCCCGGTGATGAATTCGGCGGCGGCCCCCACATGCCGATGATGCCCGGGACCTGGGATCAAGGCGGTAGCAACCCGGGTGAATCTGCCCCGTGGGAGAGAGGGGGAGACGACGTTTTGCAGCGTGACAGTAGGTGA
- a CDS encoding PE family protein: MTLRVVPEGLAAASASVEGLAARLAAAHAAAAPLITAVVPPAADPVSLQTAAGFSAQGQEHAVFAAEGVEELGRAGVGVGASGASYLSGDAAAAATYGFAGG, from the coding sequence ATGACGCTGCGTGTGGTTCCGGAGGGATTGGCCGCGGCAAGCGCGTCGGTGGAGGGGCTAGCGGCGCGGCTGGCTGCCGCTCATGCAGCAGCAGCTCCATTGATTACCGCGGTCGTGCCGCCGGCGGCCGATCCGGTGTCTCTGCAGACCGCTGCCGGGTTCAGTGCCCAGGGTCAAGAGCACGCTGTCTTCGCCGCCGAAGGTGTCGAAGAGCTGGGGCGCGCCGGCGTGGGTGTGGGGGCCTCCGGCGCAAGCTATCTCAGCGGTGATGCCGCCGCCGCCGCGACGTACGGGTTCGCAGGCGGCTAA
- a CDS encoding WXG100 family type VII secretion target: MSQIMYNYPAMLAHAGDMSGYAGTMQGLGADIAAEQAALSNAWQGDTGITYQAWQAQWNQAMEDLVRAYQAMAGTHEGNTLAMMARDQAEAAKWGG; encoded by the coding sequence ATGTCGCAGATCATGTACAACTACCCGGCGATGCTGGCGCACGCCGGCGATATGTCCGGATATGCCGGCACGATGCAGGGGCTCGGCGCCGACATCGCCGCTGAGCAGGCCGCATTGTCGAATGCCTGGCAAGGCGACACCGGGATCACGTATCAGGCGTGGCAGGCCCAGTGGAACCAGGCCATGGAAGACTTGGTGCGGGCATACCAGGCGATGGCGGGCACGCATGAAGGCAACACGCTCGCCATGATGGCCCGCGACCAGGCCGAGGCCGCCAAATGGGGCGGCTGA